The Flavobacterium commune genome contains a region encoding:
- a CDS encoding helix-turn-helix domain-containing protein has translation MIEDRIRINILFSCTSQEKKNFDPFVQDHALVCVLNGKMIINDGIETFQYNKGDIGFVSKNQLVKTQKIPQDNKPFMSISIFLPKETLYNYSKEHHILPKGNYLGKPNFIFQPDPFLKGFFNSMLPYFENQEALTNNLATIKTFEIIELLLRYTTIQNLLFNFEDDFKIDLEAYMNKNYMHNIPLAQFAKLTGRSISTFKRDFQEIFNQTPNKWLIKKRLDLAHFLISKQGKKPNEIYDDVGFVNFSHFSRSFKAEFGINPSEIEKNHS, from the coding sequence ATGATTGAAGATAGAATCCGAATTAATATTTTGTTTTCTTGCACATCGCAAGAGAAAAAAAATTTTGATCCTTTTGTTCAAGACCACGCTTTGGTCTGCGTTCTAAACGGAAAAATGATAATTAACGACGGCATAGAAACCTTTCAGTATAACAAAGGCGATATTGGTTTTGTATCAAAAAATCAATTAGTAAAAACCCAAAAAATCCCTCAAGACAATAAACCCTTTATGAGTATCAGCATTTTTTTACCCAAAGAAACGTTGTATAATTATTCAAAAGAACACCATATTTTACCAAAAGGAAATTATTTAGGAAAACCTAATTTTATATTTCAACCCGACCCATTTTTAAAAGGGTTTTTCAATTCTATGCTTCCTTATTTTGAAAATCAAGAGGCACTCACCAATAATTTAGCGACTATTAAAACTTTTGAAATTATTGAACTTTTGCTTCGGTATACCACAATTCAAAATTTACTTTTCAATTTTGAAGACGATTTTAAAATTGACTTGGAAGCGTATATGAACAAAAATTATATGCACAATATTCCGTTGGCGCAATTTGCAAAACTCACAGGTAGGAGTATTTCAACATTTAAAAGAGATTTCCAAGAAATTTTCAATCAAACCCCTAACAAATGGCTTATCAAAAAGCGATTAGATTTAGCCCACTTTTTAATATCAAAACAAGGCAAAAAGCCCAATGAAATTTATGACGATGTTGGCTTCGTAAATTTTTCACATTTTTCAAGAAGTTTCAAAGCTGAATTTGGAATAAATCCTTCAGAAATAGAAAAAAACCACAGCTAA
- a CDS encoding manganese efflux pump produces the protein MDIMQNTINWYNGEIFEGKFILGFGFFLILTALLFYFLGNTPTAKALLIPMLVIGIFFSITGANMIRSNGKQKQEIAKKYEQNPKEFINAEIKRVDDFQYLYPMSIAISLACFLIAIALLYLTQNVHLKAIAISLILFGMAFAVIDYFSKERATIYYEQLKS, from the coding sequence ATGGATATAATGCAAAACACTATAAATTGGTATAACGGAGAAATATTTGAGGGAAAATTTATCCTCGGATTTGGATTTTTCTTAATCTTAACGGCTTTACTATTTTACTTTTTAGGGAATACGCCAACCGCAAAAGCATTGCTGATTCCAATGTTGGTTATAGGTATATTTTTTTCTATAACAGGTGCAAATATGATTCGTTCCAACGGAAAACAAAAGCAAGAAATTGCGAAAAAATATGAGCAAAACCCAAAAGAATTTATAAATGCCGAAATTAAACGTGTAGATGATTTTCAATATTTATACCCAATGTCTATCGCTATTAGTTTGGCTTGTTTTCTCATAGCCATTGCCCTGCTTTATCTTACACAAAATGTCCATTTAAAAGCAATCGCCATTTCATTAATCTTATTTGGGATGGCTTTTGCTGTAATCGATTATTTTTCAAAAGAAAGAGCGACAATTTATTACGAACAATTAAAATCATAA
- a CDS encoding SDR family NAD(P)-dependent oxidoreductase, giving the protein MAKTVIITGGTTGIGKATALHFAKNGYNVVITSRNANKETEVLEEFKKEGAEVTFFPLDVTREEQVKNVIDKTVEKFGKLDSIVNNSGVSLGNALLADTESDELKQMLETNVMGVYYGMKHAINTMLKTGGGTIVNLASIAGLNGLVSTAQYNASKHAVVGLTKGGALDYATKNIRINAVAPGAIKTDILKNAIASGTYDVSGIEALHPMKRLGEVEDIAKGIFFLASDENPFMTGTVLSIDGGYNAK; this is encoded by the coding sequence ATGGCAAAGACAGTAATTATCACAGGTGGAACAACAGGTATTGGCAAAGCAACAGCTCTACATTTTGCAAAAAATGGATACAATGTTGTTATTACAAGTAGAAATGCGAACAAAGAAACGGAAGTTTTGGAAGAATTTAAAAAAGAAGGTGCAGAGGTAACTTTCTTTCCTTTAGATGTAACGCGTGAAGAACAAGTTAAAAACGTAATTGACAAAACGGTTGAAAAATTTGGAAAATTAGATTCTATCGTAAACAATTCAGGAGTTTCTTTAGGGAATGCTTTATTGGCTGATACAGAATCGGACGAACTGAAACAAATGCTGGAAACTAATGTAATGGGTGTTTATTACGGAATGAAACACGCCATTAATACAATGTTGAAAACAGGTGGCGGAACTATCGTAAACCTTGCTTCCATAGCAGGTTTGAATGGATTGGTAAGCACGGCTCAATACAACGCTTCAAAACACGCCGTTGTTGGTTTAACCAAAGGTGGTGCATTGGATTATGCTACCAAAAATATTCGTATAAATGCAGTTGCACCAGGAGCAATTAAAACCGATATTTTGAAAAATGCAATTGCTTCGGGAACTTATGATGTTTCGGGAATTGAAGCATTGCACCCAATGAAACGTTTAGGTGAAGTAGAAGATATTGCAAAAGGAATTTTCTTTTTGGCTTCAGACGAAAATCCTTTTATGACGGGAACTGTATTGAGTATTGACGGTGGCTATAATGCAAAATAA
- the nagB gene encoding glucosamine-6-phosphate deaminase, translated as MIKEGISYREAGKFEETRFEKIHNVIFDSSKEASVLVAHEIANLIQRKEELGEPCILGLATGSSPIKVYEELVRLHKEEGLSFANVVTFNLDEYYPMDKNNIQSYHHFMHEHLFNHVNILPENINIPDGNVNSEELQQYCIDYEMKIKSYGGLDFQLLGIGRTGHIGFNEPGSHINSGTRSITLDHLTRVDAAPAFLGIDNVPRKAITMGIGTVRAAKRIVLLAWGISKADILKSTIEGEVSSQVPATYLQEHSNTTFVLDSEASSELTRVKTPWLVKSCIWTEELKLKAVVWLSELTTKPILKLTDKDYNDNGMSGLLAEEGTAYNLNIKMFNQLQHTITGWPGGKPDADDTNRPERSNPSKKRVIIFSPHPDDDVISMGGTFDRLVEQGHEVHIAYQTSGNIAVSNEEALKFAEVSTVLNSLSSESDSIINFLKNKGKNDIDSVEVRKLKGLIRRSESLGATRYLGVPDANVHFLDLPFYETGTVKKGNLTDADIKIMCDLIEDIKPHQIYAAGDLADPHGTHKVCLDSLFEALKRLKHHSYMDDCWVWLYRGAWHEWETYHIEMAVPMSPDQVLKKRHAIFYHQSQKDGVMFQGDDSREFWVRAEDRNRATAKKYNDLGLAEYAAIEAFKRYHF; from the coding sequence ATGATAAAAGAAGGTATAAGTTATAGAGAAGCCGGAAAGTTTGAAGAAACACGTTTTGAGAAAATTCACAATGTAATTTTTGATTCCTCTAAAGAAGCTTCCGTATTAGTAGCACATGAAATAGCCAACTTAATTCAGAGAAAAGAAGAATTAGGGGAACCTTGTATTTTGGGATTAGCAACAGGATCTTCGCCCATAAAAGTGTATGAGGAACTGGTTAGATTACACAAAGAAGAAGGTTTGAGTTTTGCCAATGTGGTTACTTTTAACTTAGATGAATATTATCCTATGGATAAAAATAATATTCAGAGTTACCACCATTTTATGCATGAGCACCTTTTTAATCATGTAAACATTCTTCCGGAAAATATTAATATTCCCGACGGAAATGTAAACAGCGAAGAACTACAACAATATTGTATTGATTATGAAATGAAGATTAAATCTTATGGAGGATTGGATTTTCAGTTGCTAGGAATTGGTAGAACGGGACACATTGGATTTAATGAACCAGGTTCGCATATTAACTCAGGAACGCGAAGTATTACACTGGATCATTTAACCCGTGTTGATGCTGCTCCGGCATTTTTAGGGATTGATAATGTACCCAGGAAAGCCATTACTATGGGAATTGGTACAGTAAGAGCTGCTAAAAGAATAGTGCTTTTGGCTTGGGGAATCAGTAAGGCTGATATTTTAAAAAGTACTATTGAAGGAGAAGTTTCATCTCAGGTGCCGGCAACTTATTTGCAGGAGCATAGCAATACAACTTTTGTTTTAGACAGCGAAGCTTCATCTGAATTAACCAGAGTAAAAACACCATGGTTAGTTAAATCCTGCATTTGGACAGAAGAATTAAAATTAAAAGCTGTAGTATGGTTGAGCGAATTGACAACAAAACCAATTTTGAAATTAACAGACAAAGATTATAATGACAACGGAATGTCAGGTTTATTAGCAGAAGAAGGAACGGCCTATAATTTGAATATTAAAATGTTCAACCAATTGCAGCATACCATTACAGGCTGGCCGGGAGGAAAACCGGATGCCGATGATACCAATAGACCGGAACGTTCTAATCCTTCAAAAAAGAGAGTGATTATCTTTAGCCCACATCCTGATGATGATGTGATTTCGATGGGAGGAACTTTTGACAGGCTGGTAGAACAGGGACATGAGGTACATATTGCTTATCAAACCTCAGGAAATATAGCTGTTTCTAATGAGGAAGCGTTGAAATTTGCCGAAGTTTCGACAGTTTTAAATTCATTATCAAGTGAATCAGATAGTATTATTAATTTTTTGAAAAATAAAGGAAAAAATGATATTGATTCGGTCGAAGTTCGAAAATTAAAAGGCTTAATCAGAAGAAGTGAATCTCTGGGAGCAACCCGATATTTAGGAGTTCCGGATGCTAATGTTCACTTTTTAGATTTACCTTTTTATGAAACCGGAACGGTAAAAAAAGGAAATCTTACAGATGCCGATATAAAAATCATGTGTGATCTTATTGAAGACATTAAGCCACATCAAATTTATGCAGCTGGGGATTTAGCCGATCCACACGGAACGCACAAAGTTTGTTTGGATAGTTTGTTTGAAGCTTTAAAACGATTGAAACACCATAGTTATATGGATGATTGTTGGGTTTGGTTGTACCGTGGAGCCTGGCACGAATGGGAAACCTATCATATAGAAATGGCAGTACCTATGAGTCCGGATCAGGTGCTTAAAAAGCGTCATGCTATTTTTTACCACCAATCTCAAAAAGATGGTGTTATGTTTCAAGGGGATGACAGCAGAGAATTTTGGGTTCGTGCCGAAGACAGAAACAGAGCAACAGCAAAAAAATACAATGATTTAGGATTAGCGGAATATGCTGCTATTGAAGCGTTTAAGCGTTATCATTTTTAA
- a CDS encoding LytR/AlgR family response regulator transcription factor, whose protein sequence is MKIKCLIIDDEPLAINVIKNYIEQIEDLELINSFSNSIEGLNFLKNNSVDVIFLDINMPVLDGINFIKSLENPPLLIITSAYDEFAIETYELDVLDYLVKPIEFPRLMKAVNKINKRLDTTHKTPQENSKDHPFIFVKIDKKKMKKIFLDEILVIESLKDYLKINTTSGKYIIHSTLSDFTSLLPERDFIRIHRSYTVAIDKIDAVEGNSIEIEGLRYVIGRSYIDEVKQRILNSAI, encoded by the coding sequence ATGAAAATCAAATGTCTAATAATAGATGATGAGCCATTAGCAATTAATGTAATAAAAAACTACATCGAACAAATTGAAGATTTAGAATTAATCAATTCATTCAGTAATTCCATTGAAGGTTTAAATTTTTTAAAAAACAACAGTGTTGATGTTATTTTTCTCGATATTAACATGCCCGTTTTAGATGGAATTAATTTTATTAAAAGTCTGGAAAATCCACCGCTACTTATCATCACAAGTGCCTATGACGAATTTGCAATAGAAACCTATGAATTAGATGTTCTGGATTATTTAGTCAAACCTATAGAATTTCCAAGGTTGATGAAAGCCGTGAATAAAATCAACAAAAGACTTGATACTACACATAAAACCCCTCAGGAAAACAGTAAAGATCATCCATTTATTTTTGTGAAAATTGACAAAAAGAAAATGAAAAAAATATTTTTAGACGAAATATTAGTCATCGAAAGTCTAAAAGATTACCTAAAAATAAACACTACTTCAGGCAAATACATCATCCACAGCACCTTATCTGATTTTACTAGTTTATTACCCGAAAGAGATTTTATCAGAATACACCGCTCTTATACTGTAGCTATTGATAAAATTGATGCTGTAGAAGGAAATAGCATCGAAATTGAAGGTTTAAGGTACGTTATAGGAAGATCTTATATTGATGAAGTAAAACAAAGAATATTAAATTCGGCTATTTAA
- a CDS encoding sensor histidine kinase — protein MIFNSNKFHKIPLHYHIIFWSIYFVFNTFRWGSYFNDYVYSLKSNLLGFPIHMTLCYLNILVLMPNLVYKKRYLTYVIVLLVALFSMVLIKFNLTYLLISRNVWPEGPEHVDKLSLNYTIDMMIGELYVITFVTAIKITLDFIKEHKRVTDLEKSNLETELLFLKSQISPHFFFNTLNNIYSLSVEKSNKTPRIILKLSELMRYMLYETQSKKQTLENEILCIQNYLDLERIRHDERLEVNMYISGDIQDKEISPMLLLTFIENSFKHGVNKNVGHVKIDINFKIKEDFLYFSVSNPMPTITEHVDNFNKSSGIGIENVKKRLELGYNKNDYKLSIKNKNNIFVIKLKIRVS, from the coding sequence ATGATCTTCAATTCAAACAAGTTTCACAAAATCCCATTGCATTACCATATTATCTTTTGGTCAATCTACTTTGTATTTAATACTTTTAGATGGGGAAGTTATTTTAATGATTATGTGTATTCGTTAAAATCTAATTTACTAGGGTTTCCTATTCACATGACTTTATGTTATTTGAATATTTTAGTGCTCATGCCTAATTTAGTCTATAAAAAAAGATACCTTACCTATGTTATAGTGCTGTTAGTTGCCTTGTTTAGCATGGTGCTTATAAAATTTAATCTTACATATTTATTAATAAGCCGCAATGTATGGCCTGAAGGTCCGGAACACGTAGATAAGTTATCGCTGAACTACACTATCGATATGATGATAGGCGAACTTTATGTTATTACTTTTGTAACGGCTATCAAAATCACTTTAGACTTTATCAAAGAACATAAACGAGTAACTGATTTAGAAAAATCAAATCTTGAAACCGAATTACTCTTTTTAAAATCACAAATTTCTCCGCATTTTTTCTTTAATACACTGAATAATATTTACTCGTTATCGGTTGAAAAATCGAATAAGACACCAAGAATCATTCTGAAGTTATCCGAATTAATGCGCTACATGCTTTATGAAACACAGAGCAAAAAGCAAACTTTAGAAAACGAAATTCTTTGTATCCAAAATTATCTGGATTTAGAACGAATACGTCATGATGAAAGACTGGAAGTCAATATGTATATTTCTGGCGATATTCAGGATAAGGAAATTTCGCCAATGTTATTACTCACATTTATCGAAAATTCTTTCAAGCACGGTGTCAATAAAAATGTGGGACATGTTAAAATAGATATCAATTTTAAGATTAAAGAAGATTTTCTTTATTTTTCGGTTTCCAACCCTATGCCTACTATAACCGAGCACGTTGATAATTTTAACAAGTCAAGTGGTATAGGAATTGAAAATGTTAAAAAAAGACTCGAATTAGGGTACAACAAAAACGATTATAAGCTGTCAATTAAAAATAAAAACAATATTTTTGTGATTAAGCTTAAAATTAGAGTTTCCTGA
- a CDS encoding GH92 family glycosyl hydrolase, whose protein sequence is MKNIALVVLTAVLLSNCKSNSDKINSNNEDLINYVDPFIGTGGHGHTYPGATVPFGMLQPSPDNGISSWDWCSGYHYSDSVVAGFSQLHLSGTGIGDLADILFMPINKKVDLTTKVTSRDSLPYKSGYNHDNEKASPGYYQVFLNDPKINVELTSSERTAFHKYTFTKNDKQSVIIDLGFAINWDKATESGITIENQTTISGYRYSKGWAANQKVFFVAEFSKPIYSHDLTADGKLIISNAVKGERTAAQLFFDEKNTTELGVKIALSSVSVANAKDNLDQSNFNFEKVKSAAATAWNTALSTIKVETPVDSLKTIFYTAMYHAQLAPVTYSDKNGQFRKENDQIVTDKNNTTYSTLSLWDTFRAENPLLTLLAPDRVSGMVNSMLAYYETKKILPVWTLYANETNTMTGYHSIPVILNAYKNGIKGFDAEKAYQAMKTTMMQDERGLNFYKQYGFIPYNLLDESVTITLEYAYDDWCVAQMAKALGKEADYQFFLNRSKAYQHLFDSKTGFMRGKSADGKSWNEPFDPKHSNHREHTDYTEGNAWQHSWFVPHNVDEFISLHGSKQVFAKRLEQLFIESSEITGNNISADISGLIGQYAHGNEPSHHIAYMFNHANQPWRAQYWARHILDTQYNTTPNGLSGNEDCGQMSAWYIFSSMGLYPMNPASGEYEIGSPIFEKTTIQLQGGKTFVIEAQNVSNKNFYIQSATLNGVPFNKTAISHQQLLRGGTLHFVMGSEPNKNWGLKNN, encoded by the coding sequence ATGAAGAATATTGCTTTGGTTGTTTTAACTGCGGTTTTGCTCTCGAATTGTAAGTCAAACAGTGACAAAATTAACAGTAACAATGAAGATTTAATAAATTATGTTGACCCTTTTATTGGGACAGGCGGGCATGGACATACTTATCCCGGAGCAACTGTTCCTTTTGGAATGCTTCAGCCCAGTCCGGATAACGGTATCTCCAGTTGGGATTGGTGTTCGGGTTATCATTATTCTGATTCTGTTGTTGCTGGTTTTAGCCAATTACATTTAAGCGGAACAGGAATTGGCGACTTGGCTGATATTCTTTTCATGCCAATCAATAAAAAAGTAGATTTAACTACTAAAGTTACTTCTCGTGATTCACTTCCTTATAAATCAGGATACAATCATGACAACGAAAAAGCAAGTCCAGGATATTATCAGGTATTTCTAAATGATCCTAAAATTAATGTAGAATTAACTTCGTCTGAACGTACTGCTTTTCATAAATATACTTTCACTAAAAATGACAAACAATCCGTAATTATTGATTTGGGTTTTGCCATTAATTGGGATAAGGCTACAGAGTCGGGGATTACAATAGAAAATCAAACAACTATAAGTGGTTATCGTTACAGCAAAGGATGGGCAGCAAATCAGAAAGTGTTTTTTGTAGCCGAGTTTTCAAAACCTATTTACAGTCACGATTTAACTGCCGATGGAAAATTAATAATATCAAATGCTGTAAAAGGAGAACGAACTGCCGCACAGTTATTTTTTGACGAAAAAAACACTACTGAATTAGGCGTAAAAATAGCCTTGTCATCTGTGAGTGTGGCTAATGCCAAAGACAATTTAGACCAGAGTAATTTTAATTTCGAAAAAGTAAAATCAGCAGCAGCAACAGCTTGGAATACGGCTTTATCGACTATAAAAGTAGAAACTCCTGTAGATTCATTGAAAACTATTTTTTACACCGCTATGTATCATGCCCAATTAGCACCTGTAACGTATAGCGATAAAAATGGTCAGTTTAGAAAAGAAAATGATCAAATTGTAACCGATAAAAATAATACGACCTATTCTACTTTGTCGCTTTGGGATACTTTTAGAGCCGAAAATCCTTTGTTGACTTTATTGGCTCCCGACAGAGTTTCGGGTATGGTCAATTCAATGTTGGCATATTATGAAACCAAAAAAATATTACCCGTTTGGACTTTATATGCTAATGAAACCAATACCATGACTGGTTATCATTCGATTCCTGTAATTTTAAACGCTTACAAAAACGGAATTAAAGGTTTTGATGCCGAAAAAGCATATCAGGCAATGAAAACCACGATGATGCAAGACGAACGTGGTTTGAATTTCTACAAACAGTACGGTTTTATTCCTTATAATTTATTAGACGAATCGGTTACTATAACTTTAGAATATGCTTATGATGACTGGTGTGTAGCGCAAATGGCAAAAGCATTAGGCAAAGAAGCCGATTATCAGTTTTTTCTAAATCGTTCTAAAGCCTATCAGCATTTATTTGATTCGAAAACAGGATTCATGCGCGGAAAATCAGCAGACGGAAAATCATGGAACGAACCTTTTGATCCCAAACATTCCAACCACAGAGAACATACCGATTATACCGAAGGTAATGCCTGGCAACACAGCTGGTTTGTGCCTCATAATGTAGATGAATTTATTTCGCTGCATGGAAGTAAACAAGTTTTTGCAAAACGTTTAGAACAGTTATTCATCGAAAGTTCAGAAATTACAGGAAACAATATTTCGGCAGATATTTCAGGATTAATTGGTCAATATGCACACGGAAACGAGCCGAGTCACCATATTGCTTATATGTTCAATCATGCTAATCAGCCTTGGAGAGCGCAATATTGGGCACGCCATATTTTAGATACCCAATACAATACAACGCCAAACGGTTTAAGTGGAAATGAGGATTGCGGACAAATGTCAGCTTGGTATATTTTTAGTTCTATGGGATTGTATCCTATGAATCCCGCTTCGGGCGAATACGAAATAGGAAGTCCTATTTTTGAAAAAACAACCATCCAACTTCAGGGAGGAAAAACTTTTGTTATTGAAGCTCAAAATGTTTCCAACAAGAATTTTTACATTCAGTCAGCAACCCTTAATGGTGTTCCTTTTAATAAAACAGCAATCTCACATCAACAACTTTTGCGGGGTGGAACGCTTCATTTTGTTATGGGATCGGAACCAAATAAAAACTGGGGATTAAAAAATAACTAA
- a CDS encoding sodium:solute symporter family protein — MDIIDVSIIVAYILLSVGIGIWISRKASKGLDDYFLGGKTIKWYFLGLSNGSGMFDVSGTSWMIGVLFLYGVKSFMFMWLWPIWNQIFVMMFLAVWIRRSKVMTGSEWILTRFGSDKAGKASHIIVAIFAIISTIGFIAYFFEGIGKFVTIILPWDLTLHSGDLILLTSERSYALIIILLTTIYTVKGGMFSVVATEVVQYLIMIVAGVLIAGYAFINYTDVQINSVITEEWKNVFFGWQFETQWSDKFQTFNNLIDSEGYKMFGAFIGMTLFKGFFASIAGPTPSYDLQRILSTKSVKEAAYMSGFTNLILFIPRYLLITGIVVIALVNLAPELNANTGLTGADLELLMPKVVNLYIPVGIKGILLAGLLAAFMSGFSAFVNAGPAYIVNDIYKKYFKPVATNEHYIKVSQISSFLVVGLGVFMGFFADSINSLTLWITSALYGGYVAANFLKWIWWRFNGWGYFWGMFAGLVVASLQFALGQAKGSFSEGSFLYDLAQVQAIYLFPIIFGFSILGCLLGTFLSKPTDMEVLQSFYTNVRPWGWWNPVYKTLKIEDQSFEKNNDFWKDMLNCVIGIVWQSSMILLPIFFIIRDYPKATAALIVFLVTTTILKFTWLDKVRRIED, encoded by the coding sequence ATGGACATTATCGACGTATCAATCATAGTAGCATATATTCTACTCTCGGTAGGAATAGGAATTTGGATTTCAAGAAAAGCATCAAAAGGTTTGGATGACTATTTTCTTGGCGGAAAAACAATCAAATGGTATTTTTTAGGCTTGAGCAATGGCTCGGGAATGTTTGATGTTTCGGGAACTTCCTGGATGATTGGAGTATTGTTTTTGTACGGAGTAAAAAGTTTTATGTTCATGTGGCTTTGGCCAATATGGAATCAGATTTTTGTCATGATGTTCTTGGCAGTCTGGATCAGAAGATCAAAAGTGATGACCGGTTCGGAATGGATTTTAACCCGTTTTGGAAGTGACAAAGCCGGTAAAGCATCACATATTATTGTTGCCATTTTTGCCATTATTTCTACTATTGGATTTATCGCTTACTTTTTTGAAGGAATTGGAAAGTTCGTAACCATTATTCTTCCCTGGGATTTAACGCTTCATTCTGGTGATTTAATTTTACTGACATCCGAGCGTTCTTATGCTTTAATCATTATTCTTTTAACAACAATTTATACCGTAAAAGGTGGAATGTTTTCGGTGGTAGCCACCGAAGTCGTTCAATATTTGATTATGATTGTTGCCGGAGTTTTAATAGCGGGTTATGCCTTTATCAATTATACTGATGTTCAGATCAATTCAGTTATTACCGAAGAATGGAAAAATGTTTTCTTCGGCTGGCAATTTGAAACCCAGTGGAGTGATAAATTCCAAACCTTCAATAATTTAATAGATTCAGAAGGGTATAAAATGTTTGGTGCTTTTATTGGAATGACCTTATTCAAAGGATTTTTTGCCAGTATTGCAGGGCCAACACCGAGTTACGATTTGCAACGAATTCTTTCGACAAAATCAGTTAAAGAAGCGGCTTATATGAGCGGTTTTACCAATCTGATTTTATTTATTCCAAGGTATTTATTAATTACAGGAATTGTAGTTATTGCGTTAGTAAATCTAGCACCCGAATTGAATGCCAATACTGGATTAACCGGAGCTGATTTAGAATTATTAATGCCTAAAGTGGTCAATTTATACATTCCTGTTGGAATCAAAGGAATTTTATTGGCAGGATTATTAGCTGCTTTTATGTCTGGATTCTCCGCATTCGTAAACGCTGGACCGGCTTATATTGTAAATGATATTTATAAAAAATATTTCAAACCCGTTGCTACAAATGAGCATTACATTAAGGTAAGTCAGATTTCTTCTTTCCTTGTAGTTGGTTTAGGCGTTTTCATGGGATTCTTTGCTGATTCTATTAATTCTTTAACACTTTGGATTACCAGTGCTTTGTACGGAGGTTATGTCGCAGCCAATTTTTTGAAATGGATTTGGTGGCGTTTTAACGGCTGGGGATATTTTTGGGGAATGTTCGCTGGATTGGTTGTAGCTTCTTTACAATTTGCTTTAGGTCAGGCCAAAGGAAGTTTCTCCGAAGGTTCATTTTTATACGATTTAGCACAAGTACAAGCCATTTATCTATTTCCAATAATATTCGGTTTCTCTATTTTGGGTTGTCTTTTAGGAACTTTTTTAAGTAAACCAACAGATATGGAAGTATTGCAATCTTTTTATACCAATGTAAGACCTTGGGGTTGGTGGAATCCGGTTTACAAAACCTTAAAAATAGAAGATCAGTCTTTCGAAAAAAATAATGATTTCTGGAAAGATATGTTGAATTGTGTGATTGGAATTGTATGGCAGTCGAGTATGATTTTACTTCCAATATTCTTTATCATCAGAGATTATCCAAAAGCAACCGCAGCCTTAATTGTGTTTTTAGTAACGACTACAATATTAAAATTCACCTGGCTGGATAAAGTTCGAAGAATAGAAGATTAA